One window of Triticum dicoccoides isolate Atlit2015 ecotype Zavitan chromosome 5A, WEW_v2.0, whole genome shotgun sequence genomic DNA carries:
- the LOC119302939 gene encoding ervatamin-B-like — MASSFSKRSLCLLLLAVFLHGSSGTSRPATEDTDPMTSRTMEQRFRRWKAEHNRTYSTPEEERHRLRVYADNMRYIEATNDDAGAGLTYELGETAYTDLTSDEFMAMYTSRAPPLSDDDDATMMMITTRAGPIDAGGRRQQVYVNESAGAPASVDWRKRGAVTAVKNQGQCGSCWAFSTAAVVEGVYQIQTGKLASLSEQELVDCDKLDHGCNGGVSYRALQWITSNGGITSQEDYPYTAKDDTCDTTKLSHHAASISGFQRVATRSELSLTNAVVMQPVAVSIEAGGANFQHYRNGVYNGPCGTRLNHGVTVVGYGEDEVTGESYWIVKNSWGEKWGDSGYLRMKKGIIDKPEGICGIAIRPSFPFM, encoded by the exons ATGGCTTCCTCCTTCTCCAAACGCTCCCtatgcctcctcctcctggccgtctTCCTCCATGGCTCGTCCGGCACGTCCCGCCCGGCCACCGAGGACACTGACCCGATGACGTCGCGGACGATGGAGCAGCGATTCCGGCGATGGAAGGCGGAGCACAACCGGACCTATTCCACCCCGGAGGAAGAGCGCCACCGCCTCCGCGTCTACGCCGACAACATGCGCTACATCGAGGCCACCAACGACGACGCCGGCGCCGGGCTCACCTACGAGCTCGGCGAGACCGCCTACACCGACCTCACCAGCGACGAGTTCATGGCCATGTACACGTCGCGGGCGCCGCCCCTCTCGGACGACGACgacgcgacgatgatgatgatcaccACCCGCGCCGGCCCGATCGACGCCGGTGGCCGCCGGCAGCAGGTGTACGTGAACGAGTCGGCCGGCGCGCCGGCGAGCGTTGACTGGCGAAAGAGAGGCGCCGTCACGGCGGTGAAGAACCAAGGCCAGTGCG GATCGTGTTGGGCATTCTCCACCGCAGCGGTGGTCGAAGGAGTCTACCAAATCCAGACTGGGAAACTTGCCTCGCTCTCAGAGCAAGAGCTGGTGGACTGCGACAAGTTGGACCATGGTTGCAATGGTGGAGTGAGCTATCGTGCGCTGCAGTGGATCACCTCCAACGGCGGCATCACCTCCCAGGAAGACTATCCATACACGGCAAAGGACGACACTTGTGACACCACAAAGCTTTCGCACCATGCCGCTTCCATCTCAGGCTTCCAACGTGTGGCAACGAGGAGCGAGCTATCGTTGACAAACGCGGTGGTCATGCAGCCCGTGGCGGTGTCGATCGAGGCTGGCGGAGCCAACTTCCAGCACTACCGGAATGGCGTGTACAATGGTCCATGTGGGACGCGGCTGAACCATGGCGTCACGGTGGTAGGGTATGGGGAGGACGAGGTGACTGGGGAGAGTTACTGGATCGTGAAGAACTCATGGGGTGAGAAGTGGGGGGATAGTGGGTACCTCAGAATGAAGAAGGGCATCATAGACAAGCCCGAGGGGATCTGCGGCATCGCCATCCGGCCATCTTTCCCGTTCATGTGA